The Spirosoma foliorum genome has a window encoding:
- a CDS encoding MATE family efflux transporter, with amino-acid sequence MTKFFRLFLAALRGTETNFTSGSINRAIFLLSVPMILEMVMESLFAVVDVFFVAKIGTEAIATVGLTESVLTIVYSIAIGLSTAATALVSRRVGEDNHRGAANAVGQVILVSVGLGLLMGVAGFVFAEDILRAMGGDEKLIANGAGFTRMIFASSPAIMLLYTLSGSLRGSGDASVAMRSLWLANGVNIILCPVFIFGFGPIPALGVMGSAVATTIGRSMGVLYQLYALTRVKGVIQVLRSDVSPDAGIIRNLLSLAIGGTSQFLVGSASWIFLTRILSTFGSDVVAGYTIAIRIIVFTILPSWGMANAAATLVGQNLGAGQPERAETSAWRAAFCNMLFLAAVGIGFFLGAAPIVSLFDDKARVVEIAVECLRIFCLGYLFMAYGMVLSQALNGAGDTKTPTLINIVCFWVVEIPLAYTLAHLLNWGPPGVFWSVAISETLLAGIAIWIFRRGRWKTVQV; translated from the coding sequence ATGACCAAATTTTTTCGGTTATTCCTGGCCGCATTGCGTGGTACAGAAACCAATTTTACTTCTGGTAGTATTAACCGGGCTATTTTTCTGCTGTCGGTTCCGATGATTCTGGAGATGGTGATGGAATCGCTGTTCGCGGTTGTCGACGTATTTTTCGTGGCCAAGATCGGCACCGAAGCTATTGCTACCGTCGGGCTCACCGAGTCGGTATTAACCATTGTGTATTCCATTGCCATTGGGTTGAGCACAGCCGCTACGGCCCTGGTATCGCGTCGGGTTGGTGAAGATAATCACCGTGGTGCAGCCAATGCCGTCGGACAGGTAATCCTGGTATCTGTGGGATTGGGCCTGTTGATGGGCGTAGCTGGTTTTGTCTTTGCCGAAGATATTCTTCGTGCGATGGGTGGCGATGAAAAACTGATCGCGAATGGGGCTGGTTTCACGCGAATGATTTTTGCCAGTTCCCCGGCCATCATGTTGCTGTACACACTAAGCGGCAGTTTACGTGGCTCAGGCGATGCATCCGTTGCGATGCGCTCGTTGTGGCTGGCTAATGGGGTTAATATCATCTTGTGTCCGGTATTTATTTTCGGATTTGGCCCTATTCCGGCGCTGGGTGTGATGGGGTCGGCAGTAGCCACAACCATTGGCCGGTCGATGGGCGTGTTATACCAGCTTTATGCGCTGACACGAGTAAAAGGCGTCATACAAGTACTTCGGTCTGACGTGTCGCCTGATGCGGGAATTATTCGCAATCTGCTCAGTTTAGCCATTGGCGGCACCAGCCAGTTTCTGGTCGGTTCGGCCAGTTGGATCTTCCTGACACGGATTCTGTCCACCTTTGGCAGCGATGTTGTAGCGGGTTATACCATTGCCATCCGCATAATTGTGTTCACCATTCTGCCTTCGTGGGGTATGGCCAATGCAGCCGCCACCTTGGTTGGGCAGAATTTAGGGGCCGGTCAACCCGAACGGGCCGAAACGTCTGCCTGGCGAGCGGCTTTCTGCAACATGCTCTTTTTAGCCGCCGTTGGTATAGGTTTCTTTCTGGGAGCCGCGCCAATCGTCTCGTTGTTCGATGATAAAGCCCGTGTCGTCGAAATTGCGGTCGAATGTCTTCGTATTTTTTGCCTGGGCTATCTGTTTATGGCCTATGGAATGGTGCTTAGTCAGGCACTCAATGGAGCAGGCGATACCAAAACGCCGACGCTCATTAACATTGTCTGTTTTTGGGTAGTTGAGATACCACTGGCGTATACGCTGGCTCATCTACTCAACTGGGGACCTCCGGGCGTATTCTGGTCGGTGGCAATCAGCGAAACGCTACTGGCCGGAATTGCTATCTGGATCTTCCGGCGAGGGCGCTGGAAAACCGTTCAGGTATAG